The proteins below come from a single Gammaproteobacteria bacterium genomic window:
- a CDS encoding integration host factor subunit beta — translation MTKADLVQQVADALGRQVTKKACGLVVDAFLDAVKVALARGDGIELRGFGTFKVRHREARKARNPRTGEAVEVAACDVPVFQPSKLLRSRVNRASGVSGA, via the coding sequence ATGACCAAAGCCGACCTCGTTCAGCAGGTCGCCGATGCGCTCGGACGGCAGGTCACCAAGAAGGCATGCGGGCTGGTGGTCGACGCCTTCCTCGACGCCGTGAAGGTAGCGCTCGCCCGCGGCGATGGCATCGAGCTCCGGGGCTTCGGCACCTTCAAGGTGCGGCACCGCGAGGCCCGCAAGGCTCGCAACCCCAGGACCGGAGAGGCGGTCGAGGTCGCGGCCTGCGATGTGCCGGTCTTCCAACCGTCGAAGCTCCTCCGCAGCCGGGTGAACCGAGCTTCCGGCGTGTCCGGGGCGTAA